Proteins from a single region of Novosphingobium sp. CECT 9465:
- a CDS encoding ABC transporter transmembrane domain-containing protein, which produces MDEETKPAEPARARTLGPLGMIWREAIKYPGRLAAASAALLVTSGATLAIPAGFRLIIDKGFAAGADVEALGRWFQYLLLIVLVLALGTACRFYFVSWLGERVVADIRLRVQANLLRLPPSFFESNSPKEISSRMTSDTAIIEQVVGTTVSVALRNVITAVGGLIYLFYLAPKLTAILMIGIPLVVGPIVFFGRRVRNVSRSSQDRVAGIGVIVAEVLGAMKIVQAFGQEKRELDRFGEKVEATFQTALRRISLRAVMTAIVILLVFGGITMLVWEGAVGVAEGSISGGTIFAIVITAGLVAGAAGALSEVYGDLLRGAGAAGRLNELLREQPDIAPPARPTALPMPPRGQIAFQNVGFRYPSRPEVLALDDFSLTVEPGETVAIVGPSGAGKSTLFLLAQRFYDPHAGMIRIDGVPLTSADPAEVRARSALVPQDATLFAASARDNLRYGNWSATDEDIWEAARTANAETFLRELPQGLDTFLGEDGARLSGGQRQRIAIARAVLRQSPILLLDEATSALDAESERLVQEALDRLMKARTTLVIAHRLATIRAADRIVVMDGGCIVEQGTHTSLSAADGLYARLARLQFEGMIA; this is translated from the coding sequence ATGGACGAGGAAACCAAGCCCGCCGAACCCGCCCGCGCCCGTACGCTGGGTCCCTTAGGTATGATCTGGCGCGAGGCGATCAAGTATCCCGGACGCCTGGCGGCTGCGTCGGCGGCGCTGCTGGTGACATCGGGTGCAACCCTGGCAATTCCCGCCGGGTTCCGCCTGATCATCGACAAGGGTTTTGCCGCCGGGGCAGACGTGGAGGCGCTGGGCCGCTGGTTCCAGTACCTGCTGCTGATCGTACTGGTACTCGCGCTGGGCACCGCCTGCCGGTTCTATTTCGTATCCTGGCTGGGCGAGCGCGTGGTGGCTGACATTCGCCTCCGCGTGCAGGCCAACCTGCTGCGCCTGCCGCCGTCCTTCTTCGAGAGCAACAGTCCCAAGGAAATCTCCTCGCGGATGACCTCGGACACCGCGATCATCGAGCAAGTGGTCGGCACCACGGTTTCGGTGGCCTTGCGCAACGTGATCACGGCTGTCGGCGGCCTGATCTACCTGTTCTACCTCGCGCCCAAGCTGACCGCGATCCTGATGATCGGCATTCCGCTGGTAGTCGGACCCATCGTGTTCTTCGGGCGACGCGTACGCAACGTGTCACGCTCCAGTCAGGACCGCGTGGCCGGAATCGGCGTGATCGTGGCCGAAGTGCTGGGCGCCATGAAGATCGTCCAGGCTTTCGGGCAGGAAAAACGCGAACTCGATCGTTTCGGCGAAAAGGTCGAGGCGACGTTCCAGACGGCACTGCGACGCATATCCTTGCGCGCGGTGATGACGGCCATCGTCATCCTGCTGGTGTTCGGCGGGATCACCATGCTGGTGTGGGAAGGCGCGGTTGGCGTGGCCGAGGGATCAATCAGCGGGGGGACGATCTTTGCCATCGTGATCACGGCTGGTCTGGTCGCCGGTGCGGCGGGCGCCCTGTCCGAAGTCTATGGCGACCTGCTGCGCGGGGCGGGCGCCGCCGGACGGCTGAACGAACTGCTGCGTGAACAGCCCGACATCGCACCGCCTGCGCGCCCTACGGCATTGCCGATGCCGCCGCGCGGCCAGATCGCGTTCCAGAACGTCGGCTTCCGCTACCCCTCGCGCCCCGAAGTTCTGGCGCTGGACGATTTCTCGCTAACGGTGGAACCGGGCGAGACGGTCGCCATCGTCGGGCCATCGGGGGCGGGCAAATCGACCCTGTTCCTGCTGGCGCAGCGCTTCTACGACCCGCATGCGGGCATGATCCGCATCGACGGCGTACCGCTGACCAGCGCCGATCCTGCCGAAGTGCGCGCCCGCAGCGCGCTGGTGCCGCAGGATGCAACTTTGTTTGCCGCCTCTGCCCGTGACAACCTGCGCTATGGCAACTGGTCCGCCACCGACGAGGATATCTGGGAAGCGGCGCGCACCGCCAATGCCGAGACGTTCCTGCGCGAATTGCCCCAAGGCCTCGATACGTTTCTGGGGGAGGATGGGGCACGGCTTTCGGGCGGGCAGCGCCAGCGCATTGCCATTGCCCGCGCGGTCCTGCGCCAATCGCCGATCCTGCTGCTGGACGAGGCCACCAGCGCACTCGATGCCGAAAGCGAACGGCTGGTGCAGGAAGCGCTCGACCGGCTGATGAAGGCGCGCACCACACTGGTCATCGCGCACCGCCTCGCCACGATCCGCGCCGCAGACCGCATCGTGGTGATGGATGGCGGATGCATCGTCGAACAGGGTACGCATACCAGCCTTTCGGCGGCTGACGGCCTTTATGCACGGCTGGCACGGTTGCAGTTCGAAGGCATGATCGCCTGA
- a CDS encoding undecaprenyl-diphosphate phosphatase, translated as MDTIITAILLGIVEGLTEFLPVSSTGHLILATELFGYEPHQWAMFNVVIQLGAILAVVVQYWRTFWAVGMGLLRLEPISLRFLRNLLAAFIPSAILGLLLKDQIDVLLGSPMVVCWALIAGGVAILVIEKYAKTGELTGIGQLPLRQALGVGLAQCVSMIPGVSRSGATIMGALAMGIERRTAAEFSFFLAIPTMLGATTLELIDNREAVMAGTLGVGWTEIAVGFVVSFVVALAVIRMFVAYVSRAGFKPFAWYRIVAGAAAIAWLSLR; from the coding sequence ATGGATACGATCATCACCGCCATCCTTCTCGGCATTGTCGAGGGGCTTACCGAATTTCTGCCGGTTTCCTCCACTGGGCATCTGATTCTGGCGACCGAGCTGTTCGGCTACGAACCGCACCAGTGGGCGATGTTCAACGTCGTGATCCAGCTCGGCGCAATTCTGGCGGTCGTGGTGCAGTACTGGCGCACGTTCTGGGCGGTGGGCATGGGGCTGCTGCGGCTTGAGCCGATCAGCTTGCGCTTCCTGCGCAACCTGCTGGCAGCGTTCATCCCTTCGGCCATCCTTGGGCTGTTGCTGAAGGATCAGATCGACGTTTTGCTGGGTAGCCCGATGGTGGTGTGCTGGGCGTTGATCGCGGGCGGCGTGGCGATCCTCGTGATCGAGAAATACGCCAAGACCGGCGAACTGACCGGCATCGGGCAATTGCCCTTGCGCCAGGCGCTTGGCGTGGGACTGGCGCAGTGCGTTTCGATGATCCCCGGCGTCAGCCGTTCGGGCGCGACGATCATGGGCGCGCTGGCGATGGGAATCGAACGGCGGACAGCGGCAGAGTTCAGCTTCTTTCTTGCCATCCCGACGATGCTGGGCGCGACAACGCTCGAACTGATCGACAATCGCGAGGCGGTGATGGCGGGCACACTGGGCGTGGGATGGACCGAAATCGCGGTCGGCTTCGTGGTCTCGTTCGTCGTCGCGCTGGCAGTTATCCGCATGTTCGTGGCTTACGTGAGCCGCGCCGGATTCAAGCCGTTTGCGTGGTATCGCATCGTGGCCGGCGCTGCCGCTATCGCCTGGCTGTCGCTGCGCTGA
- a CDS encoding GlsB/YeaQ/YmgE family stress response membrane protein: MGLIILLIVGGILGWLASIVMRTDAQQGIFLNIVVGIVGALLGGFLLAPLVGGGSITNGISAGTLIVSFLGALILLAIVNLVRRGSVR, from the coding sequence ATGGGCCTGATCATTCTTCTCATCGTCGGCGGCATTCTCGGCTGGCTGGCGAGCATCGTCATGCGCACCGACGCGCAGCAGGGCATCTTTCTCAACATCGTGGTCGGCATCGTCGGCGCGCTGCTGGGCGGTTTCCTTCTCGCACCGCTGGTCGGTGGCGGCAGCATCACCAACGGCATCTCGGCCGGTACGCTTATCGTATCGTTCCTGGGCGCGCTGATCCTGCTCGCAATCGTCAATCTCGTCCGTCGCGGTTCGGTCCGTTAA
- the phhA gene encoding phenylalanine 4-monooxygenase, which produces MPVGVYTAPLRRPAHVGEDWLEPAQRRYSADENAVWDALYARQTELLPGRACSAFLNGLERLDLGQGGVPDFARLSASLRALTGWCVVPVPMLIPDHVFFWHLANRRFPAGNFIRTRESFDYIQEPDVFHDVFGHVPMLTDPTYADYMQEYGRAGWKAMRHNRLKALGALYWYTVEFGLVQEGGYLRVYGAGILSGPREAVFALEGQSPNRIMLNVDRVMRTDYVIDDLQPTYFVIESFADLYHQTVERDFDRLYRALGPGFTYANTAMIDVDDVLHRGTLEYHLRGGRGSGAVPV; this is translated from the coding sequence ATGCCGGTCGGCGTCTATACCGCGCCCTTGCGCCGCCCCGCCCATGTGGGAGAGGATTGGCTTGAACCCGCGCAACGCCGCTACAGCGCCGATGAAAACGCGGTATGGGACGCGCTTTACGCCCGTCAGACGGAACTGCTGCCGGGGCGGGCGTGCAGCGCCTTCCTCAACGGGCTGGAGCGGCTTGACCTGGGGCAGGGCGGGGTGCCCGATTTCGCGCGTCTCTCGGCCAGCCTGAGGGCGCTCACCGGCTGGTGCGTGGTGCCGGTGCCGATGCTGATCCCCGATCACGTCTTCTTCTGGCACCTTGCCAATCGCCGCTTTCCGGCGGGCAATTTCATCCGCACCCGCGAAAGCTTCGATTACATTCAGGAGCCGGACGTTTTCCACGATGTGTTCGGCCACGTCCCCATGCTCACCGATCCGACATACGCCGATTACATGCAGGAATATGGCCGCGCCGGGTGGAAGGCTATGCGCCACAACCGGCTGAAGGCGCTGGGCGCGCTTTATTGGTACACCGTTGAATTCGGACTGGTGCAGGAGGGTGGATACCTTCGCGTCTATGGTGCGGGCATCCTGTCCGGCCCGCGCGAGGCGGTGTTCGCGCTTGAGGGGCAATCGCCCAACCGGATCATGCTCAATGTCGACCGGGTGATGCGCACCGATTACGTGATCGACGATCTGCAACCGACCTATTTCGTGATCGAAAGCTTTGCCGACCTTTATCATCAGACGGTGGAGCGCGATTTCGACCGGCTCTACCGCGCGCTGGGACCGGGGTTCACATATGCCAACACCGCCATGATCGACGTGGACGATGTGCTGCATCGGGGCACCCTGGAATACCACCTGCGCGGCGGGCGCGGATCGGGCGCGGTTCCGGTCTGA
- the rpmG gene encoding 50S ribosomal protein L33 encodes MAKPTTVKIRLVSTADTGFFYVTKKNPRNTTEKMTFRKYDPVVRKHVEFKEAKIK; translated from the coding sequence ATGGCAAAGCCGACCACCGTCAAGATCCGTCTGGTCTCGACCGCAGACACAGGTTTCTTCTACGTGACCAAGAAGAACCCGCGCAACACGACCGAGAAGATGACCTTCCGCAAGTATGATCCCGTCGTGCGCAAGCATGTCGAGTTCAAGGAAGCCAAGATCAAGTAA
- a CDS encoding outer membrane lipoprotein carrier protein LolA, producing MNTILTTFRKMGRPLAAISLVLGTAGAAIAPASVAAQAPSPDIDRAVAALRAITTLKANFVQTDRSGQNISGVLTMKRPGKIRFQYQKGIPLLIVGDGRALTMIDYEVRQVQRWPIGNSPLGALLDPKKDVARFAKLLPTPDRNVISLQVRDPKHPEYGAITMIFVRNGAAPGGLQLDSWVALDSQNKRTTIRLNGHQYGLAVADSTFKWTDPRRNASNR from the coding sequence ATGAACACGATTTTGACCACATTCCGCAAGATGGGCCGTCCTTTGGCGGCCATTTCGCTTGTCCTCGGCACGGCCGGGGCCGCGATTGCGCCCGCCTCTGTCGCGGCGCAGGCGCCCTCGCCCGACATCGACCGCGCGGTCGCCGCGTTGCGCGCGATTACCACGTTGAAAGCGAACTTCGTCCAGACCGATCGTTCGGGCCAGAATATCTCTGGTGTGCTGACGATGAAGCGCCCCGGCAAGATCCGCTTCCAGTACCAGAAGGGCATTCCCCTGCTGATCGTGGGCGATGGTCGCGCGCTGACCATGATCGATTACGAAGTGCGCCAGGTGCAGCGCTGGCCGATCGGCAACAGCCCGCTGGGCGCGCTGCTGGATCCGAAGAAGGACGTCGCGCGCTTTGCCAAGCTGCTGCCCACGCCTGACCGCAATGTCATCAGCCTGCAGGTGCGCGATCCCAAGCACCCCGAATATGGCGCGATCACGATGATCTTCGTGCGCAACGGCGCAGCGCCGGGCGGGCTGCAACTCGATTCGTGGGTCGCACTCGATTCGCAGAACAAACGCACGACGATTCGCCTGAACGGCCATCAATATGGCTTGGCGGTTGCAGACAGCACCTTCAAATGGACCGACCCGCGCCGCAACGCTTCGAACCGTTGA
- a CDS encoding exodeoxyribonuclease III, with protein MISVATWNINSVRLRADQVERFLTQEAPDVLCLQEIKTPENLFPHEVFEKLGYTHRAVHGQKGYHGVATVSRIPFRDFSKHDWQDNGEARHIGVELTGPGKGLIIENVYIPAGGDVADREVNAKFGQKLDFLERMTRWAEKIERPTLIVGDFNIAPLECDVYNHKALLKVVSHTPLEVETLQRFADAHGWVDLGRKHIPAPERNYSWWSYRSYWREKDQGRRLDHMWASPEAAAQTRGHRFVEETRKWEQPSDHIPLITELDL; from the coding sequence ATGATCTCGGTTGCCACATGGAACATTAATTCGGTCCGCTTGCGCGCCGATCAGGTCGAACGCTTTTTGACGCAGGAGGCGCCCGATGTGTTGTGCCTGCAGGAGATCAAGACGCCGGAGAACCTGTTTCCGCACGAGGTGTTCGAGAAGCTGGGCTACACACACCGCGCGGTGCATGGGCAGAAGGGCTACCACGGCGTCGCCACCGTCAGCCGCATCCCCTTCCGCGATTTCAGCAAGCATGACTGGCAGGACAATGGCGAGGCGCGGCATATCGGCGTGGAGCTGACCGGGCCGGGCAAGGGGTTGATCATCGAGAATGTCTATATCCCGGCAGGCGGTGACGTGGCCGACCGCGAGGTCAACGCCAAGTTCGGCCAGAAGCTCGACTTTCTGGAGCGCATGACGCGCTGGGCCGAAAAGATCGAACGGCCGACGCTGATCGTCGGCGATTTCAACATCGCGCCGCTGGAGTGCGACGTTTACAATCATAAGGCGCTGCTCAAGGTCGTCAGCCACACCCCGCTTGAGGTGGAAACGCTGCAACGCTTTGCCGATGCGCATGGCTGGGTCGATCTGGGCCGCAAGCACATCCCCGCGCCGGAACGCAATTACTCGTGGTGGTCCTATCGCTCCTACTGGCGCGAGAAGGATCAGGGACGGCGGCTCGACCATATGTGGGCCTCGCCAGAGGCGGCGGCGCAGACGCGCGGGCACCGCTTTGTGGAAGAAACCCGCAAGTGGGAGCAGCCTTCCGATCACATCCCGCTGATCACCGAGCTGGACCTTTGA
- the ribA gene encoding GTP cyclohydrolase II: MTDTRNVARALDALRHGWAIRVTGADGALDLLPAETAFVQPGIYAARLLISDARAATLKLANQRDAAVPEAPVLIRGAEPFSLSAARNLADPAQDLGSPLRGPFKADPIDTGEAATAAMELARLAGILPAFLVSTGVEIAAEVSAADLAQFKDPLNLTIQARARLPVHACEHAEIVAFRARDDLREHVALVLGTQTSEREPLVRLHSECLTGDVLGSLKCDCGPQLDAALAHMAEEANAGGWGVLLYLRQEGRGIGLINKLRAYELQDQGFDTVDANERLGLPSEARDFPVAARMLDLLGIARLRLLTNNPQKVATLRELGVEVTERVAHQLPANPHNQRYLDTKRDRTGHLLR; this comes from the coding sequence TTGACGGATACGCGAAACGTCGCGCGCGCGCTCGACGCGTTGCGCCACGGCTGGGCGATCCGCGTGACCGGCGCGGACGGCGCGCTCGATCTGCTGCCCGCCGAAACCGCGTTCGTGCAGCCGGGCATCTATGCAGCGCGGCTGCTGATTTCCGATGCGCGCGCGGCCACGCTGAAGCTGGCGAACCAGCGCGATGCCGCCGTGCCCGAAGCTCCGGTGCTGATCCGGGGGGCCGAGCCGTTCAGCCTGTCTGCCGCGCGCAATCTGGCCGATCCGGCGCAAGACCTTGGCAGCCCCTTGCGCGGGCCGTTCAAGGCCGATCCGATCGACACTGGCGAAGCAGCGACAGCAGCGATGGAACTGGCGCGGCTGGCGGGAATCCTGCCCGCGTTCCTCGTTTCAACCGGGGTGGAGATTGCCGCCGAGGTTTCCGCGGCCGATCTGGCGCAGTTCAAGGACCCGCTGAACCTGACCATTCAGGCGCGCGCACGGTTGCCCGTTCACGCCTGCGAACATGCCGAGATCGTGGCGTTCCGCGCGCGCGATGATTTGCGCGAACATGTGGCACTGGTGCTGGGCACACAAACCAGTGAGCGCGAGCCGCTGGTGCGGCTGCACAGCGAATGTCTGACCGGCGACGTGCTGGGCAGCCTCAAGTGCGATTGCGGGCCGCAACTGGACGCAGCGCTGGCCCACATGGCCGAGGAAGCCAACGCGGGCGGCTGGGGCGTACTCTTGTACTTACGGCAGGAAGGGCGCGGCATCGGCCTTATCAACAAGCTGCGCGCCTATGAACTGCAGGATCAGGGCTTTGACACGGTGGACGCCAACGAGCGACTGGGCCTGCCAAGCGAGGCGCGCGATTTCCCGGTGGCTGCAAGGATGCTCGATCTGCTGGGAATTGCCCGCCTGCGCCTGCTCACCAACAATCCGCAGAAGGTGGCGACCTTGCGGGAACTGGGCGTGGAAGTGACCGAACGTGTGGCGCACCAGCTTCCGGCCAATCCCCACAACCAGCGCTATCTGGATACCAAGCGCGACCGCACCGGGCACCTGCTGCGCTGA